A window from bacterium encodes these proteins:
- a CDS encoding glycosyltransferase family 4 protein has product MKVLFLVPYPPQGASNRFRVNQFVPRLEAAGLCCRIRPFYSERLWRILYRRGHVATKLFHVLFCAFNRCLDLFRALGSDLVLIHREAFPVGPAWFERLLRLTGRRYVYDFDDALFLPNVADSNRLFGRLKCPGKVASIVRLSSIVLAGNEYLAEYARRAGACTVHVAPTVVDTGVFRPRETGAERQGPLVIGWIGSPTTVRYLEPLRPLMRSLLARYPGRVEFRVVGASLPGEPLPGLSCRPWSLESEVRDLQEFDIGLMPMPEDEWTRGKCAFKAIEYMSVGIPAVCSPVGMNLSLIEDGVDGFLPQDPMQWETTLARLIEDPELRGRIGGRARAKVERFYSVERVFPLLLDTLLEAAGAVCREPGARAAQPFRGGRTDPSCPNRNDSTGADE; this is encoded by the coding sequence ATGAAAGTGCTCTTTCTGGTGCCATATCCGCCACAGGGGGCGAGCAACCGTTTCCGGGTCAACCAGTTTGTCCCCCGGCTCGAGGCGGCCGGCCTGTGCTGCCGGATCCGGCCGTTCTACAGCGAGCGCCTCTGGCGTATCCTGTACCGTCGTGGGCACGTGGCAACCAAGCTGTTCCACGTGCTGTTCTGCGCGTTCAACCGCTGCCTGGACCTGTTCCGGGCCCTGGGCAGCGACCTGGTGCTGATCCACCGCGAGGCGTTCCCGGTGGGCCCGGCCTGGTTCGAGCGCCTGCTGCGTCTGACAGGACGGCGGTATGTCTACGATTTCGACGACGCCCTGTTCCTGCCCAACGTGGCCGATTCGAACCGTCTGTTCGGCCGGCTGAAATGCCCGGGCAAGGTGGCCTCGATCGTGCGTCTGTCCAGTATCGTCCTGGCCGGCAACGAGTACCTGGCCGAATATGCCCGCCGCGCCGGGGCGTGCACGGTCCATGTCGCGCCCACGGTGGTCGACACCGGGGTGTTCCGGCCGCGGGAGACCGGAGCGGAGCGGCAAGGTCCGCTCGTGATCGGCTGGATTGGCAGCCCCACCACCGTGCGCTACCTGGAGCCGCTGCGCCCGCTCATGCGGAGTCTTCTGGCGCGCTATCCCGGCCGGGTCGAGTTCCGGGTGGTCGGGGCGAGCCTGCCCGGCGAGCCGCTGCCCGGCCTGAGCTGCCGTCCCTGGAGCCTGGAGAGCGAGGTCCGGGATTTGCAGGAGTTCGATATCGGACTCATGCCCATGCCGGAGGATGAATGGACCCGCGGCAAGTGCGCGTTCAAGGCCATCGAGTACATGTCGGTGGGCATCCCGGCGGTCTGCAGCCCGGTGGGGATGAACCTGAGCCTGATCGAGGACGGGGTGGACGGGTTCCTGCCGCAGGACCCAATGCAGTGGGAGACGACCCTGGCCCGCCTGATCGAGGACCCCGAGTTGCGCGGACGGATCGGCGGCCGCGCCCGGGCCAAAGTGGAACGATTCTACAGCGTGGAGCGCGTGTTCCCGCTGCTTCTCGATACGCTGCTCGAGGCCGCCGGCGCAGTCTGCCGGGAACCAGGCGCCCGGGCGGCTCAGCCTTTCCGTGGTGGGCGGACCGACCCGTCCTGCCCCAACCGGAACGACTCCACAGGAGCGGATGAATGA
- a CDS encoding DUF4330 domain-containing protein, with amino-acid sequence MIIDEKGRLFGLINVFDLCVLVTLLLMIYLGVSALIAVRQTPIEIVSVTPDNALAGQNPEIDVQINNTKYIKSCQVRLVPVDFQGETYQYEGQLHLAARDHIYFMLSPKMAPGKYRVELELIVQDNFRRNSVVLAQPEDKILTLTRPEMADVSKQYWQIEAEALVPVSAASRLKPQAEYRDSSDQFSVQVERLVPVSPAEAKRLIVNYQLRGGVSLASLKFYVPFSWLGDFQRYLTPGSRIVLETPAGEVAVWMTGQGELKPELPQDKLFWILDLMLLVHSPEQRAVIKAGASQNDDKGQVLAEVQQVLGEEPTAWIAPSAAAGPPPSNLRVRVKLLCDLRQGRLSWCGQPLEPKSILRFEFGGQELFGNLLGQETIGDKVSLNILFPVVEERFSDNLQPGVILLDPTSREQVGQITAVLDRAPVEVSTAGFGDADVSTEIGKHYLRVLARADLFYQMRGVNLYVGEQTLGPNANLSFGVFSETLPAKVWQYETFDPPQQASVRSVWITARAQFGPVDPNVAALVKPGLKDTNDSLNVDLELEKVLSDEPVKVMFVGQNGISYFDNPALRNLICNIRLKAEVNGDLYYFRGARLIIGSPITFQSVKFNLSGRVEDF; translated from the coding sequence ATGATTATCGACGAAAAAGGCCGTCTCTTCGGGCTGATCAATGTATTCGACCTGTGTGTCCTGGTGACCCTGCTGTTGATGATATACCTGGGTGTCTCGGCCCTGATCGCCGTGCGCCAGACCCCGATCGAGATAGTCTCGGTCACGCCGGACAATGCCCTGGCCGGGCAGAACCCCGAGATCGACGTGCAGATCAACAACACGAAATATATCAAGAGCTGCCAGGTAAGGCTGGTTCCGGTGGATTTCCAGGGGGAGACATACCAGTATGAAGGCCAGCTTCATCTTGCGGCCAGGGACCATATCTATTTCATGCTGTCACCCAAGATGGCGCCGGGCAAATATCGCGTGGAGCTGGAACTGATAGTCCAGGATAATTTCAGGAGGAACTCGGTCGTCCTGGCCCAGCCGGAGGATAAAATACTGACTCTGACCAGGCCTGAGATGGCTGATGTGAGCAAGCAATACTGGCAGATCGAGGCCGAGGCGCTGGTTCCGGTTTCTGCCGCCTCGAGGCTCAAGCCCCAGGCCGAGTACCGTGATTCCAGCGACCAGTTCAGCGTGCAGGTGGAACGGCTGGTTCCGGTAAGCCCGGCGGAAGCGAAAAGATTGATCGTCAATTACCAGCTCCGCGGCGGGGTCTCTCTGGCCAGTCTGAAGTTTTATGTTCCTTTCTCGTGGCTGGGTGATTTTCAGCGCTATCTGACACCTGGAAGCCGGATCGTGCTCGAAACGCCGGCAGGGGAGGTCGCAGTCTGGATGACCGGGCAAGGTGAGCTGAAACCCGAGCTCCCGCAGGACAAATTGTTCTGGATTCTGGATCTCATGCTGCTCGTGCATTCACCTGAACAGCGCGCCGTGATCAAGGCCGGGGCGAGCCAGAACGACGACAAGGGCCAGGTGCTGGCCGAGGTGCAGCAGGTGCTGGGAGAGGAGCCCACAGCCTGGATTGCCCCCAGCGCCGCCGCCGGCCCGCCGCCCAGCAACCTCCGGGTCCGCGTGAAACTGCTGTGCGACCTGAGGCAAGGCCGCCTGAGCTGGTGCGGCCAGCCGCTGGAGCCCAAGTCGATCCTGCGGTTCGAGTTCGGGGGACAGGAACTCTTCGGCAACCTGCTCGGGCAGGAAACCATCGGAGACAAGGTCAGCCTCAACATCCTGTTTCCTGTTGTCGAAGAACGTTTTTCCGATAACCTGCAACCGGGTGTGATCTTGCTCGATCCCACCAGCCGCGAGCAGGTGGGACAGATAACCGCGGTTCTCGACCGGGCCCCGGTTGAGGTATCGACAGCCGGTTTCGGTGACGCGGATGTCTCCACAGAAATAGGCAAGCATTACCTGCGGGTCCTGGCCCGCGCCGATCTGTTCTATCAGATGCGGGGTGTCAATCTGTATGTGGGCGAACAGACCCTCGGTCCGAATGCAAATCTTTCATTCGGAGTGTTTTCCGAGACACTCCCAGCCAAGGTCTGGCAGTACGAGACCTTTGATCCGCCCCAGCAGGCGTCTGTCAGATCGGTCTGGATCACAGCCCGGGCCCAGTTTGGTCCGGTAGATCCGAACGTGGCCGCCCTGGTGAAACCCGGACTAAAAGACACAAACGATTCGTTGAACGTTGATCTGGAGCTGGAAAAAGTGCTGAGCGACGAGCCGGTGAAAGTCATGTTTGTCGGACAGAACGGCATATCCTATTTCGATAATCCGGCTTTACGCAACCTGATCTGCAATATCCGCCTGAAAGCGGAGGTAAACGGCGATCTGTATTATTTCCGTGGAGCCCGGCTGATTATCGGCTCTCCGATCACTTTTCAGTCTGTCAAGTTCAATCTGTCCGGGAGAGTTGAGGACTTTTAG
- a CDS encoding YdcF family protein — protein sequence MLHDEDIICFSSIDWDFNWQGHQQIMHSLAAAGNRVLFVENTGVRAPRLGDYNRLVSRLRNWRSGYKGIRQVEENLFVFSPLLLPFPYSRAARWLNRVLMLRVIRSWCRSVRFSRPLVWSFLPSALTREVTEALEPRLVVYYCIDSFADSSSAATRIRGPEQEMLRRADLVFVTSEKLREHCSEHNAQVHKFPFTVDYEPFARVRDDSAAPEPEDMRGLEGPILGYVGGLHRWVDQELLVGLARLMPECHLVLVGPEQEPADRLRAEPNIHLLGGKPHSELPLYLKRFTVGLVPYLRTAYTDNVYPTKLNEYLAMGLPVLSTPIREAGLFARENPGMLDLCPDAESMARAVRERLAVLDTEQESAARLRRHELARLNAWPERIERMCDLIGERLAELRTNSGQGWRQNLRTLLGAARRRLVVAASLLLLIYATLYLSPLVYWLGRPLSHADPAVCSDVILVFGGGVGETGRPGSSTFERAAAAVEMYHRGLAPRIVFSSGYQQYTGRDVENMLRISVADSVPMQDIILETSSANNYGNVAGCLALMDSLGCRSALVVTGTVNGLRSRLIFDHLLRGQAFGGIRPDSIRLAPIRQSVFFDPVNGDRGEQWQAVLHEYQALVWYWWKDWI from the coding sequence ATGCTACACGATGAGGACATAATCTGTTTCTCCTCGATCGACTGGGATTTCAACTGGCAGGGCCACCAGCAGATCATGCACTCGCTGGCCGCGGCCGGTAACCGGGTGCTGTTCGTGGAGAACACTGGGGTGCGCGCGCCCCGTCTGGGCGACTACAACCGCCTCGTGTCCCGTCTGCGCAACTGGCGGAGCGGTTACAAGGGCATCCGCCAGGTGGAGGAAAACCTGTTCGTATTCAGCCCGTTGCTGCTGCCGTTTCCCTATTCCCGGGCGGCACGCTGGCTGAACCGGGTGCTGATGCTGCGCGTGATCCGTTCCTGGTGCCGCTCGGTGCGTTTCTCCCGGCCGCTGGTCTGGTCGTTCCTGCCCAGCGCCCTGACCCGCGAGGTGACCGAGGCCCTGGAGCCGCGCCTCGTGGTCTATTACTGCATCGACAGTTTCGCCGACAGCTCATCCGCGGCCACCCGCATCCGGGGGCCGGAACAGGAGATGCTCCGCCGCGCCGACCTGGTTTTCGTGACCAGCGAGAAGCTGCGCGAGCACTGCAGCGAGCACAACGCCCAGGTGCACAAGTTCCCGTTCACCGTGGACTACGAGCCGTTCGCCCGCGTGCGCGATGACAGCGCGGCCCCGGAGCCGGAGGACATGCGCGGCCTGGAGGGGCCCATCCTCGGATATGTGGGCGGCCTTCACCGCTGGGTGGACCAGGAGCTCCTGGTCGGGCTGGCCCGGCTCATGCCGGAATGCCATCTGGTGCTGGTAGGCCCGGAACAGGAGCCGGCCGACAGGCTGCGCGCCGAGCCGAACATTCACCTGCTGGGCGGTAAGCCGCACTCCGAGCTGCCTCTGTACCTGAAACGTTTCACGGTCGGCCTGGTGCCGTACCTGCGCACTGCCTATACGGACAATGTCTATCCGACCAAGCTGAACGAATACCTGGCCATGGGTCTGCCGGTGCTTTCGACCCCGATCCGGGAGGCCGGGCTTTTCGCGCGCGAGAACCCGGGAATGCTCGATCTTTGCCCGGACGCCGAAAGCATGGCCCGCGCGGTGCGCGAGCGCCTGGCTGTCCTGGACACGGAGCAGGAGTCGGCCGCGCGGCTGCGCCGTCACGAGCTGGCGCGTCTCAACGCCTGGCCGGAACGGATCGAGAGGATGTGCGACCTGATCGGGGAGCGTCTGGCCGAACTGCGCACCAACTCCGGCCAGGGCTGGCGGCAGAACCTGCGCACTCTGCTCGGCGCCGCGAGACGGCGGCTGGTGGTGGCCGCCTCACTGCTGCTGCTCATCTACGCCACCCTGTATCTGTCTCCGCTGGTCTACTGGCTGGGACGGCCGCTGTCGCATGCCGACCCTGCGGTGTGTTCGGATGTGATCCTGGTGTTCGGCGGAGGGGTGGGCGAGACCGGCCGCCCAGGCAGCTCCACTTTCGAGCGCGCCGCGGCGGCGGTCGAGATGTACCACCGGGGGCTGGCTCCCAGGATAGTCTTTTCCAGTGGCTACCAGCAGTACACCGGCCGGGATGTGGAGAACATGCTCCGCATCTCCGTGGCCGACAGTGTCCCGATGCAGGATATAATTCTGGAAACCTCATCAGCCAACAACTACGGTAACGTGGCAGGCTGCCTGGCCCTGATGGACTCGCTGGGTTGCCGCAGCGCCCTGGTGGTCACCGGGACAGTGAACGGGCTGCGCTCACGGCTGATCTTCGACCATTTGCTGCGCGGGCAGGCTTTCGGCGGCATCCGTCCGGACAGCATCCGGCTGGCCCCGATCCGGCAATCGGTGTTTTTCGACCCGGTTAACGGCGATCGCGGCGAGCAATGGCAGGCCGTGCTGCACGAATACCAGGCCCTGGTCTGGTACTGGTGGAAAGACTGGATTTAA
- a CDS encoding SDR family oxidoreductase gives MECLITGGAGFIGSNLARFLLGQGCRVHILDDLSTGRQENLSRIQSEVDFIRGDIRDLDTVRKAMQGCELVFHLAALPSVPRSIADPETSHSVNVNGTLNVLLAARDASVRRVMLASSSSVYGDQKELPRVETQPPRPLSPYAVSKLTGEYYARSFSVVYGLDTVSLRYFNVFGPHQDPDSPYAAVIPRFMEALSQGVSPVIYGDGSQSRDFTFVENVCRINWLAATAAEPLAGEVFNVGCGHSFTLLEILDRLALILGAEQVKPFFEAPRSGDVKHSLADIGKARRILGYAPEPDLTAELRLTCEWFGRSRDGNGR, from the coding sequence ATGGAATGTCTGATTACCGGAGGAGCTGGATTCATCGGTAGCAACCTGGCCCGTTTTCTTCTCGGGCAGGGCTGCCGGGTGCACATTCTGGATGACCTGTCGACCGGCAGGCAGGAGAACCTGAGCCGGATTCAGTCCGAGGTGGATTTCATTCGGGGCGATATCCGGGATCTGGACACCGTGCGCAAAGCCATGCAGGGTTGCGAGCTCGTGTTCCATCTGGCCGCCCTGCCCTCGGTTCCGCGCTCGATCGCCGACCCCGAGACCAGCCACTCGGTCAATGTCAACGGGACGCTGAACGTGCTGCTGGCCGCCCGTGACGCCTCGGTGCGGCGGGTGATGCTCGCCTCCTCCAGCTCGGTCTACGGCGACCAGAAAGAGCTGCCTCGGGTGGAGACCCAGCCGCCGCGGCCGCTGTCGCCCTACGCGGTGAGCAAGCTCACCGGCGAGTACTACGCCCGCTCGTTCTCGGTAGTCTACGGCCTGGACACGGTGTCGCTGCGCTATTTCAACGTGTTCGGCCCGCACCAGGACCCGGACTCGCCCTATGCCGCGGTCATCCCGCGTTTCATGGAAGCCCTGTCCCAGGGTGTCTCCCCGGTTATTTACGGGGATGGCAGCCAGAGCCGTGATTTCACGTTCGTGGAAAATGTCTGCCGGATCAACTGGCTGGCGGCCACCGCAGCCGAACCCCTGGCCGGCGAGGTTTTCAATGTCGGCTGCGGACATAGTTTCACCCTGCTTGAGATCCTCGACCGTCTGGCCCTGATCCTGGGGGCCGAACAGGTGAAACCGTTTTTCGAGGCCCCGCGCTCCGGGGATGTCAAGCATTCGCTGGCCGATATCGGCAAGGCCCGCCGGATCCTGGGCTACGCCCCGGAACCCGACCTTACCGCCGAATTGCGCCTGACCTGCGAATGGTTCGGCCGCTCGAGGGATGGGAATGGAAGGTGA
- a CDS encoding glycosyltransferase family 4 protein gives MEGDSRTKVMRIIARMNIGGPALHCIILTSELDPERYRSLLVTGKESPAEGNMYGLAHEKGVEPVIIEALGREIFLKDDLRALVRLVRLIHQEKPDIIHTHTAKAGTLGRLAAKLTNVPIIIHTFHGHVFHSYFGFVKTSFFLWMEKLLAKFTDAIITVGEQQRREIINYRIAPPEKIISVPLGLNLERFIDLTIDPSVLRSELGLEPDTFLVGIVARLVPIKNHACFLKAARLVLERNDKARFVVVGDGELRAELEREARDLHIESRVIFMGFQHNLEKIYAGLDIVTLSSFNEGLPVALIEAMAAGKPVISTDVGGVRDLILDGHNGLLVPSNDHKALAEAIVYLLRKPERRAMMGQAGKKKAYPDFDKKRLVGDIDRLYRQLLDRLRPDGVKSGRGLSTAQA, from the coding sequence ATGGAAGGTGACAGCCGCACCAAAGTTATGCGTATCATCGCTCGGATGAATATCGGCGGTCCGGCCCTGCACTGCATCATTCTCACCAGCGAGCTCGATCCCGAGCGTTACCGCTCCCTGCTGGTGACCGGCAAGGAATCTCCAGCCGAGGGCAACATGTACGGCCTGGCCCATGAAAAGGGCGTGGAGCCGGTCATCATCGAGGCGCTGGGCCGCGAGATTTTCCTGAAAGACGACCTGCGGGCGCTGGTCCGCCTGGTGCGCCTGATCCACCAGGAAAAACCGGACATTATCCACACGCATACCGCCAAGGCCGGCACCCTCGGCCGTCTGGCGGCAAAATTGACCAACGTGCCCATCATCATCCATACCTTTCACGGACACGTGTTTCACAGCTATTTCGGGTTTGTCAAGACCAGTTTTTTCTTGTGGATGGAAAAACTGCTGGCTAAATTTACCGATGCAATAATCACTGTGGGCGAGCAACAGAGAAGGGAAATAATAAATTACCGGATCGCGCCGCCGGAAAAAATCATCTCGGTTCCCCTGGGCCTCAACCTCGAGCGTTTCATTGATCTGACAATCGATCCCTCGGTCCTGCGCTCCGAGCTGGGCCTCGAGCCGGACACGTTTCTTGTCGGAATAGTGGCGCGTCTCGTGCCGATAAAAAACCACGCCTGTTTTCTCAAAGCCGCCCGCCTGGTGCTGGAACGCAACGACAAAGCCCGGTTCGTGGTTGTGGGGGATGGGGAGTTGCGCGCCGAGCTCGAACGTGAGGCCCGGGATTTGCATATAGAATCCCGGGTCATCTTTATGGGTTTCCAGCACAACCTCGAAAAGATTTACGCCGGACTGGACATTGTCACGCTCAGCTCTTTCAACGAGGGGCTGCCCGTAGCCCTGATCGAGGCGATGGCGGCCGGCAAGCCGGTGATCTCGACCGATGTGGGCGGAGTGCGTGACCTGATCCTGGACGGGCACAACGGGCTGCTCGTGCCGAGCAACGACCACAAGGCACTGGCCGAGGCAATCGTCTACCTGCTGCGCAAGCCGGAGCGGCGGGCCATGATGGGCCAGGCCGGCAAGAAAAAGGCTTACCCGGATTTCGACAAGAAACGGCTGGTCGGCGACATCGACCGCCTCTACCGTCAGCTCCTGGACAGGCTCCGGCCGGACGGGGTGAAAAGCGGACGCGGTCTCTCGACGGCGCAGGCCTGA
- a CDS encoding GDP-mannose 4,6-dehydratase — protein sequence MRALITGGAGFIGSHLSEKLLELGYRVTIIDDLSTGRMENINHLTGHSNFNFAIENILNETVMDRLVCECDLIFHLAASVGVELIISRPVEVIQTNILGTEMVLKIANRYKKKTIITSTSEIYGKSDKVPFREEDDSLMGPTTKNRWSYACSKAVDEFLALAYWQEKRLPVVVARLFNTVGPRQTGRYGMVIPRFVARALKGEDIPVYGDGMQSRCFTYVADTVEFLVRLSRDSAAHGQIFNVGNNKEITIVDLARKVKELSGSASKIVTIPYDQAYIAGFEDMRRRVPDISKVTAFTGYSPQYDLDTVLSRVIEYVREVGPDTLLKPRG from the coding sequence ATGAGAGCGCTGATCACCGGAGGGGCCGGTTTCATCGGCTCGCACCTGAGCGAGAAACTGCTGGAGCTGGGTTACCGGGTCACCATCATCGATGACCTTTCCACCGGGAGAATGGAGAACATCAACCATCTGACCGGGCACAGCAATTTCAATTTCGCCATCGAGAACATCCTCAACGAGACGGTGATGGACCGGCTGGTCTGCGAGTGCGACCTGATTTTCCACCTGGCCGCCTCGGTGGGTGTGGAGCTTATCATCAGCCGGCCGGTCGAGGTGATCCAGACCAATATCCTGGGCACCGAGATGGTGCTCAAGATCGCCAACCGCTACAAGAAAAAGACCATCATCACCTCGACCAGCGAAATCTACGGCAAGAGCGACAAAGTGCCGTTCCGGGAAGAGGACGACAGCCTGATGGGCCCGACCACCAAGAACCGCTGGTCCTACGCCTGCTCCAAGGCGGTGGATGAGTTCCTGGCCCTGGCCTACTGGCAGGAGAAGCGTCTCCCCGTGGTGGTGGCCCGCCTGTTCAACACCGTGGGGCCGCGCCAGACCGGGCGCTACGGGATGGTGATCCCGCGGTTCGTGGCCCGGGCGCTCAAGGGCGAGGATATCCCGGTCTACGGCGACGGGATGCAGAGCCGCTGTTTCACCTATGTCGCCGACACGGTGGAGTTCCTGGTGCGCCTGTCCCGCGACAGCGCGGCCCACGGCCAGATCTTCAACGTCGGCAACAACAAGGAGATCACGATAGTCGACCTGGCGCGCAAGGTGAAAGAGCTGAGCGGCTCGGCCTCCAAAATAGTGACCATCCCCTACGACCAGGCCTACATCGCCGGGTTCGAGGACATGCGCCGACGGGTGCCCGATATCTCCAAGGTGACCGCTTTCACCGGCTACAGCCCGCAGTACGATCTGGACACGGTCCTGAGCCGGGTGATCGAATATGTCAGGGAAGTCGGCCCGGACACCCTGTTGAAACCACGCGGCTGA